Proteins from one Hymenobacter monticola genomic window:
- a CDS encoding KAP family P-loop NTPase fold protein — protein MHADLLETLVLDDTILPVTIGVFGDWGSGKSSIMRMMEARLNALDDDTVCLYFNGWVFEGYDDAKAALLDSILKAFNDEKRFGPEVKAKVAQLFKSVNWMRVMGLGFKNVALPLILAHMGGPAGLMAAVSSALPTGIAEKLGQAFGGKKKKKDDDDKEEKIDFSALVKEAPDEKAMLVREFRQKFEELLAETKIKRLVVLIDDLDRCSPERLIENLEAIKLFLNVPKTAFVIGADPRIVKHAIEYRYKSRLTADEPSQADARTERISDQFVKDYLEKLIQIPYHLPRLSDSEVETYLSLLFCEKHLAVPTYGHVLSAFEKFRTANRYGAFGFADINSLMTTKEAEELKRNAPLVTSLAPVITEGLKGNPRQIKRFLNSFTLRTRLANVAKFTAFRLDVLGKLMVLEYIEPDLFRQVYDWQATQDGESKELTELERVATEGKAEDIKGQFGAQWTSTRVVRWLKVEPKLAEVDLRDYFWLSRDQLSGSISGASLIPPLIKTLFRELMEHASETILRTSAQQATSSLKEHEQALLLDMLAQEVIKRPAGKGHRVLIDLIIAGMPAALSAYKSALLKTSHEDIPFSLHNTLRLNAGKVPALLELYRVYAPTSKIGKAIAGATK, from the coding sequence GTGCACGCAGACCTGCTGGAAACCCTGGTGCTGGATGATACTATTCTACCCGTAACTATCGGGGTGTTCGGAGACTGGGGCAGCGGCAAATCCAGCATCATGCGCATGATGGAAGCCCGGCTCAATGCCCTGGATGACGACACCGTTTGCCTCTACTTCAACGGCTGGGTATTCGAAGGATACGACGATGCCAAAGCCGCGCTGTTGGATTCCATCCTGAAAGCCTTCAACGATGAGAAGCGCTTTGGTCCGGAGGTAAAAGCCAAAGTAGCCCAGCTCTTCAAATCGGTCAATTGGATGCGCGTGATGGGGCTGGGCTTTAAAAACGTGGCCCTGCCGTTAATTCTAGCCCACATGGGGGGACCGGCGGGGCTGATGGCGGCCGTCTCGAGCGCGTTGCCTACCGGAATAGCGGAAAAACTAGGCCAGGCATTTGGGGGCAAGAAAAAGAAGAAGGACGACGACGACAAAGAAGAAAAGATAGACTTCAGCGCGTTGGTTAAGGAAGCACCCGACGAAAAGGCCATGCTGGTGCGGGAGTTCCGCCAGAAGTTTGAAGAACTGCTGGCCGAGACCAAAATCAAGCGGCTCGTCGTCCTCATCGACGACCTGGACCGCTGCAGCCCGGAACGGCTGATTGAAAACCTGGAAGCCATCAAGCTCTTCCTGAACGTTCCCAAAACGGCCTTCGTGATAGGAGCGGACCCGCGTATTGTCAAGCACGCGATTGAGTACCGCTACAAATCCCGCCTTACCGCCGACGAGCCCAGTCAGGCCGATGCCCGAACAGAGCGCATCAGCGACCAGTTCGTGAAAGACTACCTCGAAAAGCTAATTCAGATTCCGTACCACCTGCCCCGATTGTCGGATTCGGAAGTGGAAACGTACTTGTCCCTGCTGTTTTGTGAAAAGCACCTGGCCGTCCCGACCTACGGCCACGTGCTGAGCGCATTTGAAAAATTCCGCACCGCCAACCGGTACGGCGCTTTTGGTTTCGCGGACATTAATTCCCTGATGACCACCAAGGAAGCCGAGGAACTCAAGCGCAATGCGCCGTTGGTTACTTCGCTGGCCCCCGTTATTACCGAGGGGCTGAAGGGGAATCCACGCCAGATTAAGCGCTTCCTCAACTCCTTTACCCTGCGCACCCGCTTGGCCAATGTCGCCAAGTTTACCGCCTTTCGACTCGATGTGCTGGGCAAGCTCATGGTGCTCGAATACATCGAGCCGGATTTATTCCGGCAGGTTTACGACTGGCAAGCCACCCAGGATGGCGAATCCAAGGAGCTAACCGAATTAGAGAGAGTGGCCACGGAGGGCAAAGCAGAAGATATCAAAGGCCAGTTCGGCGCCCAATGGACCTCGACGCGGGTAGTGCGCTGGTTGAAGGTAGAGCCCAAACTGGCGGAGGTGGATTTACGAGATTATTTCTGGCTTTCCCGCGACCAGCTGTCTGGCAGCATCAGCGGGGCGTCACTCATCCCGCCCCTTATCAAAACCTTGTTCCGCGAGTTGATGGAGCACGCGTCGGAGACCATCCTTCGAACCTCCGCGCAGCAAGCGACGAGCAGCCTCAAGGAGCACGAGCAGGCACTGTTGCTGGACATGCTGGCTCAGGAGGTCATCAAGCGTCCAGCCGGGAAAGGCCACCGGGTATTGATTGATTTAATCATCGCGGGGATGCCCGCGGCGCTGTCCGCCTACAAAAGCGCCCTGCTTAAAACCAGCCACGAGGATATCCCCTTTTCCCTCCACAACACGCTCAGGCTGAACGCTGGGAAGGTCCCGGCTCTGCTGGAGTTGTACCGCGTGTACGCCCCAACCTCTAAAATTGGCAAAGCCATTGCTGGCGCAACAAAATAA
- a CDS encoding glycoside hydrolase family 3 protein codes for MGQGSSKANARQPVLGTRSARILELSGLKFKDLNKNGKLDAYEDWRLAAPARAADLVARMSVAEKVGFMLISSTRLQNDWSFEAPKSKDPIGSGFNEEDLVATTNIFTHAPLPVPMMTAAGTTKAVTQFHLRHFILRANASPRITAEWANRLQALCESNGLGIPAIVASNPRNHITPTAAPGTSVGTTAFSQWPGELGLSAMRDLTLTREFADIARQEWAATGLRKGYMYMADLATEPRWQRIDGTFGEDAAWTGKMITALLLGFQGPQLNASSVALTIKHFPGGGAGLGGQDPHFVWGKKEVFPGGRFDNNLIPFRAAIKAGASAIMPYYSIPADTKYEPIAYGYNKGVIHDLLRTQLGFTGIINSDTGPIEMMPWGAESLSITQRYHQALNAGVNLFSGTADPTELLKTVQNNPADLPLINESVRLLLLEKFALGLFENPYVDEAAAEKIVNNLRFQARAAVALRKSVVLLRNDAKILPLKARTKVYFETYQKKFGPPASGPGEVYRPSPNAYPVEFVATPEEADVILLWLKPTAKPLFASDGAPILLSLSKNTVEVAYVNALTAKKPTVLVLNYSSPWVIDEVYNAGTKGHFPGVLATFGTTPDALLDVLTGRFNPSGKMPFTTPISEAAVQSQQEDVPGYDEGPAYPLFKYNEGLSY; via the coding sequence ATAGGGCAAGGCTCCTCAAAAGCCAATGCGAGGCAACCCGTTCTGGGTACTCGCTCCGCCAGAATTCTGGAGCTGTCCGGCCTTAAGTTCAAGGACTTGAATAAAAACGGAAAGCTAGACGCTTACGAGGATTGGCGGCTGGCGGCCCCGGCTCGCGCCGCCGACCTAGTGGCCCGTATGTCTGTGGCCGAAAAGGTGGGTTTCATGCTCATCAGCAGCACCCGCCTGCAAAACGACTGGTCTTTTGAGGCACCCAAATCTAAAGACCCCATTGGCAGCGGGTTTAACGAGGAAGACCTGGTGGCTACTACCAACATCTTTACGCATGCCCCCCTGCCCGTGCCAATGATGACTGCCGCTGGCACTACCAAGGCCGTGACCCAGTTTCATCTGCGCCATTTCATCCTGCGGGCCAACGCCAGCCCTCGCATTACAGCCGAATGGGCCAACCGTCTGCAGGCCCTCTGCGAAAGCAACGGCTTGGGTATTCCGGCCATCGTGGCTTCCAACCCCCGCAATCACATCACGCCCACCGCGGCCCCCGGCACGAGCGTGGGTACCACCGCCTTTTCGCAGTGGCCCGGCGAGCTGGGTCTCTCGGCCATGCGCGACCTGACGCTCACCCGCGAGTTTGCCGACATTGCCCGGCAGGAATGGGCGGCCACCGGCCTGCGCAAAGGCTACATGTACATGGCCGACCTGGCCACCGAGCCGCGCTGGCAGCGCATTGACGGCACCTTCGGCGAAGATGCCGCCTGGACCGGCAAGATGATTACAGCGCTACTGCTCGGGTTTCAGGGCCCGCAACTAAACGCCTCCTCGGTGGCCCTGACCATCAAGCATTTCCCGGGTGGTGGGGCAGGGCTGGGAGGGCAGGACCCGCATTTTGTCTGGGGGAAGAAGGAGGTATTTCCCGGCGGCCGGTTCGACAACAACTTGATTCCGTTTCGGGCGGCCATCAAGGCCGGCGCCTCGGCCATCATGCCTTACTACTCCATTCCGGCCGATACCAAATATGAGCCCATTGCCTACGGCTATAACAAAGGGGTAATTCACGACTTGCTACGCACCCAGCTCGGCTTTACGGGCATCATCAATTCCGATACCGGACCCATCGAAATGATGCCCTGGGGCGCTGAAAGCCTGTCTATCACGCAGCGCTACCACCAGGCCCTGAACGCGGGCGTGAACCTGTTTTCCGGTACCGCCGACCCCACGGAGCTGCTCAAAACGGTGCAAAATAACCCGGCCGACCTGCCGCTCATCAACGAGTCGGTGCGCCTGCTCCTGCTCGAAAAATTTGCACTCGGGCTGTTTGAAAATCCGTACGTGGACGAGGCCGCGGCCGAAAAAATTGTGAACAACCTCCGGTTTCAAGCACGGGCCGCGGTGGCCCTGCGCAAGTCCGTCGTGCTGCTGCGCAACGACGCCAAAATACTGCCCCTGAAAGCCCGGACGAAAGTGTACTTTGAAACCTACCAGAAAAAGTTTGGCCCGCCCGCTTCGGGGCCGGGCGAAGTGTACCGGCCCAGTCCCAATGCATACCCCGTAGAGTTTGTAGCTACCCCCGAAGAAGCGGACGTCATCTTGCTTTGGCTCAAGCCCACGGCCAAGCCCTTATTTGCCTCCGATGGTGCGCCCATTTTGCTGTCACTTTCCAAGAACACAGTAGAGGTTGCGTACGTCAACGCCTTGACCGCGAAAAAGCCCACCGTGCTGGTCCTCAACTACTCCAGCCCGTGGGTCATCGATGAGGTGTACAACGCCGGAACAAAAGGCCATTTTCCGGGCGTGCTAGCCACCTTCGGCACTACGCCCGATGCCTTGCTGGACGTGCTAACCGGAAGGTTTAACCCGAGTGGTAAAATGCCCTTCACTACCCCCATTTCCGAAGCCGCCGTGCAAAGCCAGCAAGAAGACGTGCCCGGCTACGATGAAGGCCCCGCGTATCCGCTGTTCAAGTACAACGAGGGGCTGAGCTACTGA
- a CDS encoding ImmA/IrrE family metallo-endopeptidase, whose protein sequence is MIDKFSDIDALLNGLMKPDKQTLQALFDKKLLELDMALTNACKIIDIQPRTLKGILSGTQKLVDITNLAKLASFLQLSKEQVVKLYLDAVEEHFPTDTITPDRISFIKENFDLAVLRKAGLLDNITDFAHIEKRLTARLGLKSIFEYRKPNVDIAFSSGNFKTENNLTRAYWVNAATVAFKEIGNPYPYSRDELIKLVPQLRWYTTNVDLGLVDVVKQLYKVGITVIFQQSLQTLQLRGATFSVNGKPCIALTNYVGFYPTVWFALVHELYHVLFDWEEIKANKYHLTDDSNEQLSVREREKEADDFARGYLFSKEKTDQVRRFINDAEYVAEFAAENHVHPSFPYVFTARDSDSRSAWALARANSPDVNRAVGLIDMTCHGTEMVEEKIQKVKFKVYA, encoded by the coding sequence ATGATAGATAAGTTCAGCGACATAGACGCTCTGCTCAACGGGCTCATGAAGCCGGACAAGCAGACGCTTCAGGCGCTTTTCGACAAAAAGCTCCTGGAATTGGATATGGCCCTCACCAACGCGTGCAAAATCATCGATATCCAGCCCCGTACGCTAAAGGGAATCTTGAGTGGTACTCAGAAACTAGTGGACATTACCAACCTTGCCAAGTTGGCTAGCTTCTTACAGCTATCGAAGGAACAGGTAGTAAAATTGTACTTGGATGCAGTAGAAGAGCACTTTCCTACCGACACCATTACCCCCGACAGAATCAGTTTTATTAAGGAGAACTTTGACCTAGCGGTGTTGCGAAAAGCTGGCCTACTCGATAACATTACCGATTTTGCGCATATCGAGAAGCGACTTACTGCCCGATTGGGCCTGAAATCCATATTCGAGTACCGCAAACCGAACGTGGACATTGCCTTTAGTTCGGGAAACTTCAAAACGGAAAACAATCTTACCCGCGCTTATTGGGTCAACGCAGCCACGGTTGCGTTCAAGGAAATCGGCAATCCCTATCCGTACAGTCGTGACGAGCTCATAAAGCTTGTTCCCCAGTTGCGCTGGTACACCACCAACGTGGACCTAGGGTTGGTCGACGTGGTGAAGCAACTGTACAAAGTCGGCATTACCGTAATCTTTCAGCAATCGCTGCAAACCCTTCAATTGCGGGGCGCGACATTCAGCGTCAATGGCAAGCCGTGCATTGCGCTCACCAACTACGTTGGCTTCTATCCCACTGTATGGTTTGCCCTGGTTCATGAATTGTACCACGTGTTATTCGATTGGGAAGAAATCAAGGCCAATAAATACCACCTGACGGACGATTCCAACGAACAATTATCCGTGAGGGAACGAGAAAAGGAAGCCGATGATTTTGCGCGCGGCTATTTATTTTCAAAAGAGAAAACAGACCAAGTGCGTCGTTTCATCAACGATGCAGAATACGTCGCCGAGTTTGCCGCGGAGAACCACGTCCACCCGAGCTTCCCCTATGTTTTCACAGCACGGGACTCCGACAGTCGCTCGGCTTGGGCACTGGCGCGGGCAAATTCACCAGATGTGAATCGAGCGGTCGGACTCATTGATATGACTTGCCACGGGACGGAAATGGTTGAGGAAAAGATTCAGAAAGTTAAATTCAAAGTGTACGCATAG
- a CDS encoding P63C domain-containing protein has product MKKAKKTNAPAETDNLASPGLLFENLRNVEISHEEKLERSLLSGLLLQQTDTLNRQRLELKKQRDHEAIELLGGSTTSLGTLKALIAAKRQPYEPRFPRSIPFFSEIYRLNGWHHLDPAYYIKPDEVGIWINELIYNRFSQEVLSTLRMFNPKRTGGGRLYKHF; this is encoded by the coding sequence ATGAAGAAAGCTAAAAAGACGAACGCCCCCGCAGAAACAGATAACCTTGCTTCTCCAGGCTTGCTATTTGAGAACCTCCGCAACGTTGAAATAAGCCATGAGGAGAAGCTGGAGCGCTCGTTGCTTTCTGGCTTGCTACTGCAACAAACCGACACTCTTAACCGGCAACGGCTGGAGCTGAAAAAGCAACGGGACCACGAAGCCATTGAACTGCTGGGCGGCAGCACTACTTCACTAGGCACCCTCAAAGCGCTGATTGCCGCGAAACGCCAACCTTATGAACCCCGATTTCCTCGTTCAATTCCTTTCTTCTCAGAAATTTACCGTCTGAATGGTTGGCACCATTTGGACCCAGCGTACTACATCAAGCCCGATGAAGTAGGCATTTGGATTAATGAGCTGATTTACAATCGCTTTTCGCAGGAGGTGTTGTCAACCCTGCGTATGTTCAATCCAAAAAGAACCGGCGGTGGCCGGCTGTATAAACACTTTTAA
- a CDS encoding SPFH domain-containing protein yields MLLFIFRAGLVNTRAWGHYQIAYSYFVMIERLQAESNQVVATDMAKFNLFRLSCMLDDMDGAKFNKVLVSVVCDYIYQRSNERTLLSQCLDYVVRELGIATTGQHLKNVLSKVEYVRTESLKNDVLLSLEVGLYDNLCHTSDANSIEHHARRFLRQETLPENLAEVLVEMIHQSIYENIQGLAGNNVKALLAEEIKGKFPVETIKVFNRFLEYENRAKDNAIFRLFYKALEFAIVTSGKGVKDFTANLFKGKVYLLDTNVIFRLMGIDGVQEQANMEELVTACLHQGVEFRYTAQTYEELRRKREQAVAMLKRFNNQASQLVEDTLIGGDVAIQEGFANQYYRYKKVGVVATPEQYELKLMADFRRFEDLYKLRAVSRDVQVTKRDVEALSQDLFEGKKARRVLRYTGSAAQVDAYNILYVKGARAFNNTSFSDVKCFYLSTDRMLAEILKAEANEQGVSEVLFPAQAFLLHASLSANFKEADYITFTKFLKKSVVGQEFTGVEVVRYVNQVSSFTKDPKAISTLLKAYSDKRYTSARSYDSELTLPTFSEFARTEFETQLDLAHQKAEEAEQERVQQVALSEQARQEQELHNQQQLAAAAHERQVAATERDVATETLQSAILTSTHRHLRNSLRTARLVEASLGMACAAGGVLIKDRVHTGVLLAGIVIVIGLKLIDLFFSAKMGLMKRFWQWLFLTKVHRSDMYHSVATRTQYEQTATTEFNRFASNNLWSVKLE; encoded by the coding sequence GTGCTGCTGTTTATTTTCAGGGCCGGTTTGGTAAACACGCGGGCGTGGGGCCATTATCAAATCGCCTATAGTTATTTTGTAATGATAGAACGTTTACAAGCTGAAAGCAACCAAGTTGTCGCTACTGACATGGCTAAATTTAACCTGTTCCGCTTGAGCTGCATGCTTGATGACATGGATGGGGCAAAATTTAATAAAGTGTTGGTGTCCGTGGTCTGTGACTACATCTACCAACGCAGTAACGAACGCACTTTGCTGAGCCAATGCTTGGACTACGTGGTGCGTGAACTAGGTATAGCTACAACCGGGCAGCACCTTAAGAATGTGTTGTCCAAGGTAGAATATGTGCGCACCGAGTCGTTAAAGAATGATGTGCTGTTGTCGTTGGAAGTAGGCTTGTACGATAACTTGTGCCACACTTCAGACGCAAACTCTATCGAGCATCACGCCCGCCGTTTTCTGCGGCAGGAAACGTTGCCTGAAAACTTGGCTGAAGTTCTGGTAGAGATGATTCACCAGTCAATTTATGAAAACATCCAAGGCCTCGCGGGAAACAATGTAAAGGCGCTGCTGGCCGAAGAAATAAAAGGCAAGTTTCCGGTTGAAACCATCAAAGTATTCAACCGATTTCTCGAATATGAAAACCGGGCCAAAGACAACGCTATCTTCCGACTCTTTTACAAGGCGTTGGAGTTTGCAATCGTCACCTCTGGTAAGGGTGTAAAGGATTTTACCGCCAACCTATTTAAAGGCAAAGTATACCTGCTCGATACCAACGTCATTTTTCGCCTCATGGGAATTGACGGGGTGCAAGAGCAGGCTAACATGGAGGAGTTGGTGACGGCCTGTCTGCACCAAGGCGTAGAATTTCGTTACACCGCCCAAACATACGAGGAGTTGAGGCGCAAACGGGAACAGGCTGTAGCTATGTTGAAACGTTTCAACAATCAAGCCTCTCAGCTCGTGGAAGACACCCTCATAGGCGGGGACGTAGCCATTCAGGAAGGGTTTGCGAACCAGTACTATCGCTACAAAAAAGTTGGCGTGGTAGCCACTCCCGAGCAGTACGAACTGAAGCTCATGGCCGATTTTCGTCGATTTGAAGACCTTTATAAGCTTCGGGCGGTGAGCCGCGATGTGCAAGTGACCAAACGGGATGTAGAGGCACTGAGCCAGGACCTGTTTGAGGGAAAAAAAGCTCGCCGGGTTCTGCGCTATACTGGCAGCGCGGCACAGGTTGATGCCTACAATATTTTGTATGTGAAGGGAGCTCGCGCCTTCAATAACACCAGTTTTTCGGACGTCAAGTGCTTCTACTTGAGCACTGACCGGATGCTGGCCGAGATTTTAAAAGCCGAAGCCAACGAACAGGGTGTTAGCGAAGTGCTATTTCCAGCCCAGGCATTTCTGCTCCATGCTTCGTTATCGGCCAACTTCAAAGAGGCGGATTACATTACGTTTACCAAATTTCTGAAAAAGAGCGTAGTTGGACAAGAATTTACCGGGGTAGAGGTAGTGCGCTATGTCAATCAGGTCAGCAGCTTTACCAAGGACCCGAAGGCTATTTCCACCCTACTCAAGGCATACTCGGACAAGCGATATACGAGCGCTCGCAGTTATGACTCTGAGTTGACGCTGCCTACTTTCAGCGAATTTGCTCGCACCGAGTTTGAAACCCAACTGGACCTTGCACACCAAAAGGCGGAAGAAGCCGAGCAGGAACGGGTTCAGCAGGTCGCGCTTAGCGAGCAGGCTCGGCAGGAGCAGGAGTTACACAACCAACAGCAACTCGCGGCGGCGGCCCACGAGCGCCAAGTGGCCGCTACCGAACGCGACGTCGCGACCGAAACCCTGCAATCAGCAATTCTGACGAGCACTCACCGTCATTTGCGCAACAGCCTACGTACTGCGCGCTTGGTCGAGGCAAGTTTGGGGATGGCCTGCGCGGCGGGCGGGGTATTAATAAAAGACCGGGTGCATACTGGTGTCCTGCTAGCAGGCATCGTCATTGTAATTGGCTTAAAGCTCATTGATTTGTTCTTTTCAGCTAAAATGGGACTGATGAAGCGCTTCTGGCAATGGCTGTTCCTGACCAAAGTGCATCGGTCAGATATGTACCATTCCGTGGCCACACGTACGCAGTACGAGCAAACGGCAACAACTGAATTTAACCGGTTTGCTTCTAATAACTTGTGGTCAGTTAAGTTGGAATAG
- a CDS encoding site-specific integrase has product METLPLVPQSTAVGAARNIGEYAAAGARYVQTGQEGAANTQRAYAGDWKRFTAWCREHGRAALPADVLTVAAFVTSLAESGKKVATIQRHCASLSKAHQLAGLPTPTDDRQLKTLLEGISREKGVRQKQAPAFTLAYFKRVLQGIDTERLDGVRDRALLLLGLAGAFRRDELASLDLAHLRFDDDGLVVELPKSKTNQKGEAEEKAIFFAPDRRSCPVRAVKDWLVVLEQHGRTSGPLFLSFHKGQRLSRRRLSTFSLNEIVQLRLGAPYTAHSLRASFVTIAKLNGADDAEVMNQTKHKTTDMIRRYTRLDNVRQHNAAQKLGL; this is encoded by the coding sequence ATGGAAACCCTGCCGCTCGTTCCCCAATCCACTGCCGTTGGCGCGGCCCGCAACATTGGCGAGTACGCCGCGGCCGGCGCCCGGTATGTGCAGACCGGCCAAGAAGGCGCAGCTAATACCCAGCGTGCTTACGCCGGCGATTGGAAACGCTTCACTGCCTGGTGCCGCGAGCACGGCCGAGCCGCGTTGCCGGCCGACGTGCTCACCGTCGCGGCCTTTGTCACTTCACTGGCCGAGTCCGGCAAAAAGGTGGCCACTATCCAGCGCCACTGCGCCTCGCTGAGCAAGGCCCATCAACTGGCCGGCTTGCCCACGCCCACCGACGACCGCCAGCTCAAGACCCTGCTCGAAGGCATCAGCCGCGAGAAAGGCGTCCGGCAAAAGCAGGCCCCGGCCTTCACGCTCGCCTACTTCAAGCGTGTGCTGCAGGGCATCGATACCGAGCGGCTGGACGGGGTGCGCGACCGGGCCCTGCTGCTGCTGGGCCTGGCCGGGGCCTTCCGGCGCGACGAGCTGGCCAGCCTGGACCTGGCCCACCTGCGCTTCGACGACGATGGACTGGTGGTGGAGTTGCCCAAGAGCAAGACCAATCAAAAAGGCGAAGCCGAAGAAAAGGCCATCTTCTTCGCCCCCGACCGGCGCAGCTGCCCGGTGCGGGCCGTTAAGGACTGGCTGGTAGTGTTGGAACAGCACGGGCGCACGAGCGGGCCCCTATTTCTCTCCTTCCATAAGGGCCAGCGCCTGAGCCGGCGCCGGCTGAGCACCTTTAGTTTGAACGAGATTGTACAGCTCCGGCTCGGGGCGCCCTATACGGCCCACTCGCTGCGGGCCTCGTTCGTGACCATCGCCAAACTCAACGGGGCCGACGACGCGGAGGTGATGAACCAGACCAAGCACAAGACTACCGACATGATTCGCCGCTACACCCGCCTCGACAACGTGCGCCAGCACAACGCCGCTCAAAAACTTGGCTTATAG